The region CAATCACTCCCCGGCCTCCGGATGGCGTCTCAATGTTGCAATCACCTCTTCGTCGTCGAGCTGGTGGAAATCCTCGTAGAAACGGCCTACGGCGATGAGATTGTCCGATGCGTGCAGCACGACCACCCGGTCGGCCGTCTGCTCCAGCAGAGGCAGGATCTCCGAAGGGGCCACCGGCACAGCGACGATCACTTCGGCAGCTCCCGCCTGTTTAAGCGCCTGCACCGCCAAAAACATCGACGATCCCGTCGCGATCCCGTCATCGACCAGGATCACCCGCTTGCCGGAAAAATCCGGGACTTTACGTCCATAGAGGGCGCGTTTTTCCGCCATTTGACTCAGCTTCTCCTTCGCCCGGCGCCGTAGATACTCTTCGCTGACTCCCAGGGCTTTGACCGCTTCGCTGTTGACCTGCATCAGCCCGGTTTCGCTCACGGCTCCGATCCCCGCCTCCTCATTGTAGGGGCTGGGGATCTTCTTGACGAAAAAGATATCCAACGGCAGATGCAAAGCCTCGGCGATGGGCTCCGCTACTGCCACCCCGCCTCTGGGCAGGGCCACCACTACCGTATCGGGAGCTTCCCGGTAAGCCTCCAGGCGCTCCGCCAGCAAGCGTCCCGCCTCTTCCCTCGTTTTGAAAATCATCTCATCCTCCTCCGACAAAATGCAGCAGTTCCACCCGGTCATCCTCTTGGAGCCGATGCCGGGGCCACCGGTCCTTTTTGACGATCTCCATATTGACCGCCGCCGCCATCACTTTTTTGCCGATCCCCAATTCCTTTATCAACGCTTCGAGCGTTGTTCCCGATTCGATCTCCCGTCGTTCACCGTTCACGGTCACTGTCATTGATCCGCCTCTCTTCCCACGTTTTTTTATCCATAAAGTTTACGTTTTTTTTCGACTTTTTGCAATGCTTTCGATCCCTCCGTTTTCATTTCAAAGATCAAGCATACTCTGGGTAGAATAGCACAGATTTATCATACAGGAGTGGGTAGGCTTATGAGAAAAAAAGTGAAGATCGCCATCTTGGGCATCGGAGGGATTCTACTCTTTAGCGGATGCGCGCCGAGGCTCCCCGCTCCTCCGGCTCTGACCGATCAAAACCGAAGTGTCCATCGCGTAATGTGGGAAGATACTTCCGGCGTAGAGAAGAACTATTCACTCAAACCCGAGCCCTACTCCATCGACTCGGGCCAGAAGGACCCGGAGCTCCTCGGGCCCCAAAGCACTCTCAAAAAGAGACTTCCCGGCGACGAAGAGAGCCTTGCCGGCAGTGAGATGGTCGAAACCACTCAGGCAACGACTCCGCAAAGCGCTTCCGCCGAGGAAGAGACTTTCCTCGCCAGGGATGAGCAAAAAACACCTGCAACTTCCCGGCCTGCTATGACCCGCAGCCGCTGCATCGAACTCATCGGTCAAAGCGACTTTGACAAATATACCCGTCAATTCGGCAGCGAAGAGGCCGCGCTGCGCAAATGCATCATCCTCGAGAGGGTTCAGAAGAGATAGGCTCCGTCGGCTGATCCACTCGCTTCCCCTCTCAATGGGCATAGCCCCTTTTTAAAATCTTTAGACTTAAAGCGGGTTTTCGGGTTGCTATTTCATTGCTTTTTCTAGGAAATCAGTGATGAGTTTCTTCTTCATAGAGTCTCCAATACCCCGATGGATTTTCAATAAAGCTTTCATAGGAGAGAAGAGTCCACCATCCAAAGTATTGGTTGTATTGGCTATGCCAAGATGAGGATGGGTTTTATACGTGAAGAGATAAGGAAGATTGCGTTCAAGACTTCGATAGGCCGAGCGGAGTCGATCATGGGTGTAATGCCATCCACGTGGAGAATCGTCAGGGGTTTTCTCTTCATAGAAATCTTTGTGCCGTTGGAGCCAGGCTTCCAGCATATAGCGGAAACGGCAGGGGGTTGTCTGTCCAAGATAGGAAGCGATACGCTTGAGATCCCTAGAGGCTTGATAGGTAGGTCTGCGCGTCAGATAACGAGTGAGAATGGCTTGTTGATGGAAATGGCACATTTGAACCGGAAGGTCGGCAAAGAGCCCAAACAATCCCCGTCGGCCATCGACGGTGACGGCCTGGATGATAAAGCCCTGATCCAGAAGGCTTTGCCGAAGCATCGCATATTCATTGAGCGTCTCAGTCTGAATGAAACGATACGCTACCAGTTGGCCACTCAGGATATCTTTAGCTACAAGAACACCAAAGCCCTCTCCCCGTTTTCCGAAGAATGTCGCATCGATAACCAAAGTGACCGGTCTGGGATGTGGTGAAGTCTTTGGCGGTTCATAGCTATGAATCTGACGTTGAATCCACTCCCGATCCTTATGATAGGTCCGGGATAAGGCTTTGAGGGTTTGGTGCTCATAGAAGTAGGCAGTAAAGAGTCGTTTTCTGAGGCGGGAGGGACGTCTACGAGAAGAGAAGCTCTGCCGGCAACTTTGGCAAAAATAGCGCTGAATTCCTGCTCTTTTACCATTCTTTTTCGTCGCTTTTGAACCACAGATAGGGCACTTTTTTACAAGCCATCTGTAAAAAAGTCCTTTTTAGGCACCATATTACCGAAGGTTTAAAGGATTTTTAGCAACCCGAAAAACCGCTTTAGCTCAATCTTTACCTCTTGGAAAATTCCACGACTTTGAATCGATCCCCCATCACCGTTGGAGCGATCAGCGTTTTGATCCGGTCGGCCTGGCGCAGATAGTCGGCCTGAGCGGCGATCTTGGCATACTCTTCCAGGATGTCGACAAGGCCGTAACGCACCAGAGCCCTGGCCTGGGTCTCGTAGGCGTCGCATCGCATCCCCGCCCCCTCGAAAGCTTCGATCACGTGGCCGAAGTTCACATCGTATGTGATGTCGCTCTCCTGGTACGCTTGGGCCAGGTTCAACTCTTCGTCAAAGAGGGGAAAGGTCTCGTGCTTTCGATAGACCCGGATGGAGAAGTCATTGCGCACATACTTCTCTCCGTAGTCGAAGCTGACAAACTCCAGCGCCTCCGCCGCCTCGGCCACCCGCCGGGCAAAGGATTCGTAGCCGACGGCGATCTCCCCTTTGACGAGGCGGTGGCGCTCGGCAAAATCTTTGAGCTTATCCTCTGCATCGACCCAGCTGATGTGGTGATTTTCCACCACAGCCTGTTCTCCCTCTTTGTAGAGTTCGCAGGGAAAGGCGTCGAAGATCTCGTTGGAGACAAAGAGAGCGTAGGGGACCCGTACCTCATCCAGGGAAGCAAACTGCTCCAGTGCCACCCCGCTGCCGAAGCGCTCGGCGAAATACTCCCGCTGGATCCTGCGTACATCCTCCTGCCGCTCCACGATCCCAAAGCGCATCGTCTCCAGCAAAGAGGGGTCACAGCTGTAGAGCCACTGGATCATATCGGCCAGCAGATAACCCCGATGGGCCCCGATCTCGATAAGCCAGGCATCCCGAGGGATCCGCCCCTCTTGAATCCCTTTCCAGAAGTGATTGGCAATGGCCGCACCGAAAAAGGCGCTGGTACTTACCGCGGTATAGAAATCCCCACCCTTTCCGATATCCCGAAAAGTCTTGTAGTAGCCCCCCTCGCCGTAGAGCCATTCATTCATATAGGTGCTGAAGGGAACCGGGCCGGAGGGAGATTTTGGATTTTGGATTTTGGATTTTGGATTGTTTTTTGAGTCGTTGGTCGTTGGTCGTTGGTCGTTGGAGATTTGTTGCTTGCTTTGCTGATCGGTTACTCCGTTATTCAGTTCCTCACTCCTCACTCCTCACTCCTCACTTGAAACCATAAGGTTTCATTCGGTTACTCGGTTGCTCGGTTGCTCGGTTACTCATTCGTTACTTTCCGTTTTTTCATAGAGTTTGAGCAATTGGATCTGCCGTTCTATCCCATAGATCTGAGCATCGAGTTTGGCCATATTCATCGAGTTGCGCATCGTCTCTACATCGAGTTGGGTCTTCTCCCCCGCAGCGGCCTGTTCCCTGGTGCTCTTGAGCAGATCTCGGTAGAGCCGCTCGTCGGAGTGTGCCAGGGCGATCTTTTTGTCGATGATCTTGAGGGTATCGATGACCAGGCGGTATTCACTCTCCACTTTGCGGCGGTCATCCTGCAGCTGCACCGACTCCTGGAGAAACTTCACCCGGCTCGCTTCGATATCGTGGGGGGCGTTGATGTTCAGCGGCATCGAGACCCGGAAACCGTAACGGTAATAGTCGTCACGCATCCCCGGCATCGGAGTGTCGAAATCATTATCGTAGTAGTTGGCATTGACCGAGAAAGTGGGAAGATATTTCGACCAAGTCATTTTGCTGTTATATTCACTTTGGCTCACCCGCAGGCGCTGGGCCAGAAGCTCCAGGTTGTTCTGCCGATACTCTTTCGCCCGAATCAAGTGAAGTCTGGGAAGTCTGAGCCGATCGGGATTCCGGTCACTCAGCAGAGAAAAGGCGTTGCGAAGATTCTTCTCTGCCAGTTGTAGCGCCAGCAGCGTCGTCTGGTCGCGGTTGCGCTGGAGGATCGCCTGATTGAGGAAGCTGCTGTCGATCACCCCGGCGTCATACTGCTCCCGCTTGCGCCGAATATCGATCTTGTCGTTGCGGATCTTGAGGCGAAGCTGCCGCTGCTGGAGGCGGTTTTTGCGCAGTTCGAAGAGGGTTTCGATCGCCTGAACGATGAGTTGGCGGCGTTGGAGCCGGATCTGGGCAGCGGTGGCCCCCTCCTGGGCATTGGCGAATTTGACGGCATAGTAGATCCCGCCGCTTTTGAAGATAGGCTGGTCGATCCCCACGCTCCAGGTCCGCTGTGTGCTTTTGCCTGCCAGAGACTGATCGTCGCTGCTGTCGCTATAGCTGAAGATGATCGGATTGATCCAGCTCTTGCGCAGCACATCGCTCTGGAGTTGATTGACCTGCTCCTGGTAATCCAGGATGAGGTTTTTCTCCCGGGAGAGGTAATTCTCCAAATCGCTCTGCGCCGCCAGGGGCAGGAGCAGGAGATTAGAGAGTAGCCAGAGCTTTTTCAAAGCGTTTGAACCCTTCATCGATCTCGTC is a window of Nitratifractor salsuginis DSM 16511 DNA encoding:
- a CDS encoding TolC family protein; amino-acid sequence: MKGSNALKKLWLLSNLLLLPLAAQSDLENYLSREKNLILDYQEQVNQLQSDVLRKSWINPIIFSYSDSSDDQSLAGKSTQRTWSVGIDQPIFKSGGIYYAVKFANAQEGATAAQIRLQRRQLIVQAIETLFELRKNRLQQRQLRLKIRNDKIDIRRKREQYDAGVIDSSFLNQAILQRNRDQTTLLALQLAEKNLRNAFSLLSDRNPDRLRLPRLHLIRAKEYRQNNLELLAQRLRVSQSEYNSKMTWSKYLPTFSVNANYYDNDFDTPMPGMRDDYYRYGFRVSMPLNINAPHDIEASRVKFLQESVQLQDDRRKVESEYRLVIDTLKIIDKKIALAHSDERLYRDLLKSTREQAAAGEKTQLDVETMRNSMNMAKLDAQIYGIERQIQLLKLYEKTESNE
- a CDS encoding IS256 family transposase, variant Zn-binding type, which translates into the protein MCGSKATKKNGKRAGIQRYFCQSCRQSFSSRRRPSRLRKRLFTAYFYEHQTLKALSRTYHKDREWIQRQIHSYEPPKTSPHPRPVTLVIDATFFGKRGEGFGVLVAKDILSGQLVAYRFIQTETLNEYAMLRQSLLDQGFIIQAVTVDGRRGLFGLFADLPVQMCHFHQQAILTRYLTRRPTYQASRDLKRIASYLGQTTPCRFRYMLEAWLQRHKDFYEEKTPDDSPRGWHYTHDRLRSAYRSLERNLPYLFTYKTHPHLGIANTTNTLDGGLFSPMKALLKIHRGIGDSMKKKLITDFLEKAMK
- a CDS encoding phosphoribosyltransferase; the encoded protein is MIFKTREEAGRLLAERLEAYREAPDTVVVALPRGGVAVAEPIAEALHLPLDIFFVKKIPSPYNEEAGIGAVSETGLMQVNSEAVKALGVSEEYLRRRAKEKLSQMAEKRALYGRKVPDFSGKRVILVDDGIATGSSMFLAVQALKQAGAAEVIVAVPVAPSEILPLLEQTADRVVVLHASDNLIAVGRFYEDFHQLDDEEVIATLRRHPEAGE
- the thiS gene encoding sulfur carrier protein ThiS; translation: MTVTVNGERREIESGTTLEALIKELGIGKKVMAAAVNMEIVKKDRWPRHRLQEDDRVELLHFVGGG
- a CDS encoding SAM-dependent methyltransferase; amino-acid sequence: MRSEELNNGVTDQQSKQQISNDQRPTTNDSKNNPKSKIQNPKSPSGPVPFSTYMNEWLYGEGGYYKTFRDIGKGGDFYTAVSTSAFFGAAIANHFWKGIQEGRIPRDAWLIEIGAHRGYLLADMIQWLYSCDPSLLETMRFGIVERQEDVRRIQREYFAERFGSGVALEQFASLDEVRVPYALFVSNEIFDAFPCELYKEGEQAVVENHHISWVDAEDKLKDFAERHRLVKGEIAVGYESFARRVAEAAEALEFVSFDYGEKYVRNDFSIRVYRKHETFPLFDEELNLAQAYQESDITYDVNFGHVIEAFEGAGMRCDAYETQARALVRYGLVDILEEYAKIAAQADYLRQADRIKTLIAPTVMGDRFKVVEFSKR